The sequence CCGACGCCGAGCAGCCGTACGCCCCCTGTGGTGTCCACGGCCTCCAGAAGCCGTGCGGCGGCCTCCCGCACCACGGCGGGGTCGTCGGTGGGCCCGCGCAGCGTCTCCGAGCGGGTCAGGGTGGAGAAGTCGTACCTGCGCACCTTCAGCACCACCGTGCGCCCCGACCGCTCGGCGGCCCTCAGCCGCTGGACGCACCGGCCGGCCAGCCGCTCGACCTCGGTGCGCACCCGGACCCGGTCGTGCAGATCGATGTCGAAGGTGTCCTCGACCGACACCGATTTCGCGTCGCGCTCGGACACCACCGGCCGGTCGTCGTAACCGAACGCCATCCGGTGCAGGGAGCCGCCGTGCGCCTTGCCCAGCAGCCGTACGAGCTCCGCCTCGCCCGCCTCGGCCAGATCGTTCACCGTGGTCATGCCGGCGCGGCGCAGATGGTCCGCAGTGGCGGGCCCGACGCCCGGCAGCGTACGCACCGGCATGGGCGCGAGCAGTTCCCGCTCGGTGCCGGGCTCGATCACCCGTATCCCGTCGGGCTTCGCCTCCTCGGAGGCGATCTTGGCGAGCATCTTGGAGCCTGCCAGCCCCACGGAACCGCTCAGTCCGGTGACGGCCTCGATCGCCTCGCGCAGCTGCCGCCCGATCTCCAGAGCCGAGGCGGTGTCGTCGGCCGTACCGCCCGCTTCCAGGTCCACGAAGGCCTCGTCCAGGCTGAGCGGCTCCACCAGCGGTGAGAGCCGGCCCAGCAGCTCCATGACCTGGTCGCTCACGGACCGGTACAACGCGAAGCGCGGCACCAGATAGGCGGCGTTCGGCGCGAGCCGTCTGGCCTGCGCCATCGGCATGGCCGAGTGCACCCCGAACCGCCGTGCCTCGTACGAGGCGGTCGCGACGACCCCGCGGGGGCCGAGCCCGCCCACCACGACCGGCTTGCCGCGCAGGCTCGGCTTCGCCGCCTGCTCCGCCGAGGCGTAGAAGGCATCCATGTCCAGGTGCAGGATGGTCGGCGCGGCTCTCACACCAGCCGATGCTGCCCTACGGCACTGACAATCGCCGCGCCACCACGGCCCGCCGGCCCGCGATTACCTCCCCGGGCCGGGCGCTCAGCGCCTCAGACGGCCCGGTTCCGGCGCCGCGCGAGCTCGTCGGTGGGGTTGTGCCCGATGAGGGTCTCCCCGGTGTCCACACGCTCCCCGTGCAGCTGCGACAGCGCGGCGTCCACGTCCCGCCACACCACCCCGACCGCGATGCCGAAGACGCCCTGGCCCCCCTGGAGCAGGTCCACGACCTCGGCGGGCGAGGAGCACTCGTAGACCGTCGCCCCGTCGCTCATCAGCGTCATGCGCTCCAGATCCTGGAAACCGCGGGCCCGCAGGTGCTGGACCGTGGTGCGGATGTTCTGGAGTGCCACACCGGTGTCCAGGAAGCGCTTCACGATCTTCAGCAGGACGACGTCCCGGAAGCTGTAGAGCCGCTGTGTGCCCGATCCGTACGCCGGGCGGACGCTCGGCTCGACCAGGCCGGTACGGGCCCAGTAGTCGAGCTGCCGATAAGTGATCCCCGCCGCCGCGCACGCCGTCGGCCCGCGATAGCCGATGTCGTCGGCCGATGCCACGCCGCCCCCTGCCACCGCAGCCGGCACTGCCGACTGCCTCATGGTGCGGTCGGCTGTACTCCCCTGCTGCGGATACGGCGCACCCGCCGCCGTACCGTCGCCGCTGCTTCTCACGCCGACCTCCCTCCTTGACCTGCCCACTCGAAGGTAGGCAGTCACCCGGGGTGCGTCAACGATCGCCACACTCGGCACGCCGAGTGATAATCACCCTGAGGGTGGTTTCGCGTGACCCTCGGCGGGGAAAGGCTCTCCGGATGTACCGGCGGGCGGCCCCCGGGGACGTCACTGGCTGTTGTTCGTGCCGAAGTCCTCCGGAGAGATCTGGTCGAGGAACTCGCGGAACTTCTCCACCTCGTCCTCCTGCTCGTCGGGGATCGCGATCCCCGCGTCGTCGAGCACCCCGTCACTGCCGTAGATCGGCGTGCCGGTGCGCAGGGCGAGCGCTATGGCGTCCGAGGGACGCGCGCTCACCTCGACGCCGCTGGCGAAGACCAGCTCCGCGTAGAAAACCCCTTCGCGCAGGTCCGTGATGCGGACCTCGGTGAGCTCCTGGCCCACGGCCTCAAGCACATCCTTGAAGAGATCATGGGTCAGCGGCCTGGCCGGAGCCATGCCCTGCTGAGCGAAGGCGATCGCGGTCGCCTCACCAGGACCGATCCAAATGGGGAGGTACCGGTCGCCTCCCACTTCACGCAGGAGCACGATCGGTTGGTTGGAGGGCATTTCCACCCGGACACCCACAACGTCGAGCTCGTTCACACAGCAACCCTAGGACGTGCCCGGCAGGTTTGGGTAGTCGGGCTCGGCCGGCATCAGTTGAACCGCACCTGCAGAGCACTCTGGACGAGCGCGGAATGCAGCCGTACGGAGAGCTCCGCCAGCTCCTTGGTGGTGGCCTCGGCATGCGCTCTGGTCTGCGGATTCCGGTGCCGGCGCAGCGGCGCGACGACCTGCTCGATGAGTCCCGCCTCCCGGTCGGCGGCCGCCCGCATGGGCCTCAGGTGACGAGGTTCCAGACCGAATCGCCCCAGATCCGCCACAAGCCTGGCGACGGTCACCATCTCTGCCTCGTAGCCGCCATCCGGCGTCGGTGCGACAAGGCCGTAGGACTCCCAGGCGTCGAGATCGCTCTCGGTGACCTCGGCGGCGACGAGCAGCTCGTCGCGGCCGATGCGAGCGGCCGTGGCCCGCCCCGGGCCGCCCGTCCAGTCGCCGTCCGCCGCGTCCTGCCGCTCCCCGTCCGGGGACGGCAGGACCACCCGTTCGCCCCGGGCGAGGGCGTCCAGATGCTCGCGGATGACCTTGAGCGGGAGGTAGTGGTCCCGCTGCATCCGCAGCACCTGGGCGAGCCGCCCGACATCGGCGGGGCTGAACTTCCGGTAGCCCGAAGGGGTCCGCTGCGGCTCGACGAGCCCCTCGGCCTCCAGGAAGCGGATCTTGGAGATGGTGACCTCGGGAAACTCCTCCCGCAGGTGCAGGAGCACCGTGCCGATGCTCATCGGCCGGTCGTCGGCGGCGGTGCCGTTGCCGGCACCGCCACTCGGTGTTCTCAGCATGGACCTTCCTGAGGGGTCCCCCCGGACGGGGTCCGGGGGCGGGTCAGATGCCGCGCTGGCTCGCGTAGAAGACCAGCCGGTACTTGCCGATCTGCACCTCGTCGCCGTTGGACAGG comes from Streptomyces sp. Mut1 and encodes:
- a CDS encoding DNA polymerase IV, which produces MRAAPTILHLDMDAFYASAEQAAKPSLRGKPVVVGGLGPRGVVATASYEARRFGVHSAMPMAQARRLAPNAAYLVPRFALYRSVSDQVMELLGRLSPLVEPLSLDEAFVDLEAGGTADDTASALEIGRQLREAIEAVTGLSGSVGLAGSKMLAKIASEEAKPDGIRVIEPGTERELLAPMPVRTLPGVGPATADHLRRAGMTTVNDLAEAGEAELVRLLGKAHGGSLHRMAFGYDDRPVVSERDAKSVSVEDTFDIDLHDRVRVRTEVERLAGRCVQRLRAAERSGRTVVLKVRRYDFSTLTRSETLRGPTDDPAVVREAAARLLEAVDTTGGVRLLGVGVTGLADFTQEDLFAQAAGERAEAGLADGAEEGAQATEEGQGRADAEPGPESAEQLAARRWPAGHDVRHDTHGHGWVQGSGVGRVTVRFEEPGSEPGRVRTFRIDDPALRPAEPLPLVREPPDYSSWPASLPKSRSGGGAPGAESRP
- a CDS encoding MerR family transcriptional regulator, producing the protein MRSSGDGTAAGAPYPQQGSTADRTMRQSAVPAAVAGGGVASADDIGYRGPTACAAAGITYRQLDYWARTGLVEPSVRPAYGSGTQRLYSFRDVVLLKIVKRFLDTGVALQNIRTTVQHLRARGFQDLERMTLMSDGATVYECSSPAEVVDLLQGGQGVFGIAVGVVWRDVDAALSQLHGERVDTGETLIGHNPTDELARRRNRAV
- a CDS encoding bifunctional nuclease family protein, which produces MNELDVVGVRVEMPSNQPIVLLREVGGDRYLPIWIGPGEATAIAFAQQGMAPARPLTHDLFKDVLEAVGQELTEVRITDLREGVFYAELVFASGVEVSARPSDAIALALRTGTPIYGSDGVLDDAGIAIPDEQEDEVEKFREFLDQISPEDFGTNNSQ
- the ftsR gene encoding transcriptional regulator FtsR, whose translation is MLRTPSGGAGNGTAADDRPMSIGTVLLHLREEFPEVTISKIRFLEAEGLVEPQRTPSGYRKFSPADVGRLAQVLRMQRDHYLPLKVIREHLDALARGERVVLPSPDGERQDAADGDWTGGPGRATAARIGRDELLVAAEVTESDLDAWESYGLVAPTPDGGYEAEMVTVARLVADLGRFGLEPRHLRPMRAAADREAGLIEQVVAPLRRHRNPQTRAHAEATTKELAELSVRLHSALVQSALQVRFN